One Candidatus Korarchaeum sp. genomic region harbors:
- a CDS encoding homoserine dehydrogenase has protein sequence MRIVLMGLGVVGKAFLRILIEKAPEIRSKYGLNPTLVAVSDSSSSLYNENGLDPSMVLDQKIRRGSLAGLANEVHLRGANLVKEVEAEVLIEATPSNFKNGEPGLSNIKAALNSGKHVITVNKGPLALEMPALIEMFRESGLKFLFSGAVGGGTPFVRFVRRCLVGERVLAIRGVLNGTTNYILTRMESGMSFEEALAEAQKLGYAEADPSNDVDGWDSAAKLVILSNLAMELDVTLRDVEVRGIRGVKIEEELLSEGRTLRLIASADKYGLRVKPEVVERTDPLSVSGALNAVSFFAEHSGRHTLVGKGAGGEETAAAILRDLVELKMSLSGVESCW, from the coding sequence ATGCGCATAGTATTGATGGGCTTGGGGGTGGTCGGTAAGGCGTTCCTACGCATATTGATCGAGAAAGCCCCCGAGATCAGATCCAAGTATGGCTTGAACCCTACCCTGGTTGCGGTCTCAGATTCGAGTTCCTCCCTCTACAATGAAAATGGCCTTGATCCGAGTATGGTCCTGGATCAGAAGATCAGGAGAGGATCCTTAGCTGGCCTCGCCAACGAGGTACACTTGAGAGGAGCCAACTTAGTTAAGGAGGTCGAGGCGGAAGTCCTGATAGAGGCAACACCCTCCAACTTCAAGAACGGTGAACCAGGACTCTCTAATATAAAAGCAGCTTTGAATAGTGGAAAGCACGTGATAACGGTGAATAAGGGTCCTCTAGCTCTTGAAATGCCAGCTTTAATTGAGATGTTTCGTGAGAGCGGTTTAAAGTTCCTCTTCAGCGGGGCGGTCGGGGGAGGGACCCCATTCGTGAGGTTCGTTAGGAGATGCCTAGTTGGGGAGAGGGTTCTAGCGATAAGAGGAGTGCTCAACGGGACGACTAACTACATACTCACGAGAATGGAGTCAGGTATGTCGTTTGAGGAGGCTCTGGCTGAGGCCCAAAAGCTTGGCTACGCTGAGGCAGATCCCTCTAACGATGTGGATGGTTGGGACTCAGCTGCTAAGCTAGTCATACTATCGAACTTAGCCATGGAACTCGATGTCACATTGAGGGACGTGGAGGTTAGAGGTATAAGGGGAGTTAAGATAGAGGAGGAACTGTTATCCGAGGGGAGGACCTTGAGATTGATCGCTAGTGCTGATAAGTACGGTCTTAGGGTGAAACCCGAGGTAGTCGAGAGGACGGACCCTCTATCTGTCTCTGGGGCTCTGAATGCGGTTTCCTTCTTCGCTGAGCACTCGGGTAGGCATACTTTAGTGGGAAAGGGTGCTGGGGGTGAGGAGACGGCTGCAGCCATTCTCAGGGACCTAGTGGAGCTCAAGATGAGCTTAAGCGGGGTGGAATCATGCTGGTGA
- a CDS encoding aspartate kinase, which produces MLVMKFGGSILSGSNDFIEIGEYVRSFDAKKGLVIVISAMKGVTDSLLKLCSLAASGDEPNASRLLMDLEDRHLKVCEELGIACEDVRREFEKLERIIRGIIYLGELSPRVRDLVASSGESFSGRILSGFLRSKGINSRFMMGGEAGIITDDTYGNANPLLRATRVYLRTRLTPMLEDTLPVVAGFSGMTRDGRVTTMGRGGSDLTAVLIGSSLNAHEVWLWTDVDGFMTADPRIVSDARLLRRISYMEAIEMAHFGAKRMNPRFLEPAMMTNTPVRVRNFKNRSCEGTLISGEGGSKGVVKSIGMRRGVSVLMVRGAGMVGRPGTAYMLFKELSERSINVQMISQSISESDISLVLDSRVADSARGLIEAKLLGPIFREVILERDCAAVAAIGSGMRGTPGVAARVFKAVASRGINVKMIAQGSSELSISFVVDGEDGEEAVRSLHEEFELSKIED; this is translated from the coding sequence ATGCTGGTGATGAAGTTCGGGGGATCCATACTGAGCGGATCGAACGACTTCATCGAAATAGGTGAGTACGTAAGGAGCTTTGATGCGAAGAAAGGTCTAGTTATCGTGATCTCAGCTATGAAAGGTGTCACAGATTCCCTACTCAAGCTCTGCAGTCTAGCGGCCTCGGGGGATGAGCCGAACGCGAGCAGGTTGCTGATGGATCTGGAGGACCGCCACCTCAAGGTGTGCGAGGAGCTTGGTATAGCTTGCGAGGACGTCAGGAGGGAGTTCGAGAAGCTGGAGAGGATAATTAGGGGTATCATCTACTTAGGGGAGCTCTCCCCCAGGGTGAGGGACCTCGTGGCCTCATCGGGTGAGAGTTTCAGTGGAAGGATATTATCCGGCTTCTTAAGGAGCAAAGGGATCAACTCAAGGTTCATGATGGGTGGTGAAGCCGGTATAATTACTGATGACACCTACGGTAACGCTAATCCCTTGCTCAGAGCGACCAGAGTCTACCTGAGAACCAGGCTCACGCCCATGCTGGAGGACACCCTCCCCGTGGTGGCGGGGTTCTCAGGGATGACTCGAGACGGGAGGGTGACCACGATGGGTAGGGGAGGAAGTGACCTGACGGCTGTGCTGATAGGCTCCTCATTGAACGCTCACGAAGTGTGGCTATGGACGGACGTAGACGGTTTCATGACAGCTGACCCTAGGATCGTGAGTGATGCGAGGCTACTCAGGAGGATCTCGTACATGGAGGCGATAGAAATGGCTCACTTCGGGGCTAAGAGGATGAACCCTAGGTTCCTCGAACCTGCTATGATGACTAACACGCCTGTCAGGGTGAGGAACTTCAAGAACAGGTCCTGCGAGGGGACCTTGATCTCCGGAGAAGGGGGATCCAAGGGCGTCGTCAAGTCCATAGGGATGAGGAGGGGAGTATCGGTGCTCATGGTCAGGGGAGCTGGCATGGTAGGTAGGCCTGGAACCGCTTATATGCTCTTCAAGGAGCTCTCCGAGAGATCCATCAACGTTCAAATGATATCGCAATCGATCTCGGAGTCGGACATATCTCTAGTCCTCGACAGCAGGGTGGCTGATAGCGCTAGGGGACTTATCGAAGCGAAGCTCCTCGGACCTATCTTCAGGGAGGTGATCTTGGAAAGGGATTGCGCTGCCGTGGCTGCTATAGGCTCCGGCATGAGGGGGACGCCTGGAGTAGCTGCTAGGGTCTTCAAGGCAGTTGCTAGCAGAGGGATAAACGTGAAGATGATAGCTCAAGGATCTTCTGAGCTTAGCATATCTTTCGTGGTTGACGGAGAGGACGGGGAGGAAGCCGTGAGGTCTTTACACGAGGAATTCGAGCTGAGTAAGATAGAGGATTAA